The Solanum pennellii chromosome 4, SPENNV200 genomic interval acatgtgcaaatgtttttctttttctttactacTTGCAGGCTCAAGATCATATACTAGGCATTATGGTGAAGACACCTTCCTTAACAACAAGCAATACATAGTTATATCTGACTCAAGAATAGCCTTCAACTCTTAAAACTTCTTGAGTTGCAAGCAACCTTGAAATATCAATTTGTAAAGCTCAAGATCACTACTACTTCCAGGCTTAAGATCACATATTACTTGGATGTTTTGGATTTAAACTATGTGATTTCgattttctatataattttatttacatcAGCAgtgtatttttaaaacaaaataaactatatTTGCTAGAAATCTTTTTAGCATCAAGTATAGCATCTATTTGGTTGTTGCTAGATAAAGGAATGAAAGCGACATACTAGCGACAAACTTGTTAGCGCCAAATATGCCGTCTTAAACGATGGAATATGTTGCGATGGATTAGTGACAAAAATATCGTTACAAATTTATCAAAGATGACAGGATAATTATTAAATCAACAAggaatcatataaatataatgacggATTAGTTCGTCGCTAACAAGTGATGACGAATATCATTCATCGCTAAATCGTTGCTAAACTTGTAACGGAACTCATTTTTTGTCGCTAAGAGAATACTAACGAGCGAAATAGAAACATTCAAAAATCCATCACTAATCGTGCTTAGCGACGGAATATCATATATTAGCGACGGATATCGTCCGTCGGTAAATACTGATTTTTTTGTAGTGACAtgttcatacatatagaaaccaaaactagaactatcctattagggtacacatgtgcaatgcataggcaaagtacCATACCCTTGACCATACTAtaacacctatcaagtcatcctattagggaatacataacatacttcacatacatatactttaaatacatagtagacattagtgaatatgagaacaacctttcatttagacatcaTGACCTACACTACTTGTAAAATGCATGTGAGCGAGTTTGTgtatacattggtcaacatgatcaaataatggcTATCAATAACCTATCGAGGCAGCCACACTCTTAGACCACATTACACTTTCAAgtatagaccacacaacacacaagagcataggagacaagtcaacttcatattacacttaggactcctaacttgtgctattcatgcattcacataggggtacataggtaagggattgttaaccatttaaatcattaatggaagcacctatactTCACCCTAACAAGGATATACACATGATCATAAAATAGCCATACATCCTAGATCACAACTAAAATAGGAAAGTACGCATAATCTTCTAATAGTATCATCCtaagcacatgttcatatattcatcaatttgccttcaaggccatgttcaacacatatatattgacaataaaGCAAAAACCgacaccataagtggatcataccacacaatgccatacaaggcttcatcaactacaatactctaCAGAAAGTAGAAGAGAttagcattcttaccaatttctaaccctttgatcatcattaataataaacgttgttcatcaacaattcgtatatagggaagtagctaaatgtactttaatcatagAAGAAActatgtacaagtcgctacaggatcatactataacataatccAAGACATCTCACATGTACTAtgaagtagaagaacatagacCACTAGCCAATTTCTTTTATATggattatatatcatatttcatgAATCATATCACTCTAAGGCAGTATCTAATCCTACACTTAGTCACAATGAACATATGCTTAAGcacttcaagatcaagatacTATCATAGGCATTTAACTATCAATTTAATGTACAGTAAAGAGAATAGGCCATCTTATCCATTTTACCAATGTATTgatcataaataatattataccAATAAATTACATGTTAGGAAGTATCTAGTGAAATCATAGTCTAGATGAGATACTACTACAATTGCCATTAAGATCGACACAAGTATGCTTCATATAAGGAGTTCATGGAAGGTaagtttacataggttaatcctattcaaactatcatgaattgacccatattgttttcattacatataattcatcctCATATTTCGTTATAGGCAGCAGCTATAGACATTAACCATGACCAATTCATATAGCAACTaacctaacgtcaagatcacaagttacaactccatagactagaagaacctagattaGTTCAaaccaagccttctttattttgatcatacaagatatatatccaaaattcaaccataatatTTACCTAAAACAGTAGATAcaagaaccacaacataattgatttcaacatttaatcataaaaagggtcatgttacagtgaattcctAGAATACTAAGCTAAGCATGTTCAACTCTTCATACATGGATCCACATGAATtcttcatcataaaatcatgatcaTTTCATGTAAATAACAGTATATATAGCcacttcaacgtaatagaatcataattcaatcgataacaaaTCAGGATCATAAACCCATACATAGGCAAAAATCGAGTTAGTgaaagagcatgggttcatgATGCAATAGGATcgaaaatcacgtccaaatcagtATGTAATCATCATACGTtcatattatgcttttgaaatcaatttaagaaagaacccatggctagaatgaaTAAAAAGcacttgatcatatttttcactttgaaaactttgagattaactctttAGAtagaaggataactagagatgaaggatcatcaTACCTTTGTCTTATTGTAAACATATAAAACTTGATTATTCATCCATAGAAAACCCATCTCCAAGaagttcttgagcttcaccaacaatggtggtttgaagggaaatatttttggagggaaaggctTCAATCGTGTGAGAGGATTCTAGAATTGGGTGATCacattttttattacttatatacatcaaaaaatagctaaataaaCCAATTAGGGTCAGGTtagacgtggggtgaatttcccattcacccctttaattaaAACAGTCGCAGCCTGCAGGTTataggccaccatcgacggaggcACCTACGGGGTGTTGGTCAGTAAATGGTCCGTGCCTAGGCTTCTGTCAATTGGTACTTAGCCAATTATTGTCTTGAGACCTGCCCAAGGTAACTTCCAGTCGAATAGACCTCACcaacgggccgttggttgaccaactggCAGTCGTttggtccatcgattgacactgtcaaggcagtgtctcgaccagctTTATGGccttcttgtggggccttttgcAGGGCCCTTTAGAGGTCGTACCAAGATTTTCAAACGtaatacaacccttaacaagtATACCTTCCACATatgtttcacccaaaacaaacacctGCAAGtcatccaaacaggctaggccccatcaagacacacgttgagcgtcttaagggctatctttcgaacgccttttggacgttcttggttgtttggcctccaaacttctcgaaaCTACATATACCATAATTAAAcgtcattataaatcatttatagtcttcaaaatctcattACACATAAATAtaagcatgcatagacacatgaggcacataggtgactagtggtcgaacgtcttggtcgtcccttgacgttcgacttctaAATCACTTCAAAGCTTACACACTTCctctataaaatattataagtcatttcaggaccttataaccttaatacaaaaatgttaggctctagaaccctatatcattttggggtcttacaatagaTGACTCTATCAAGAATAGTTATTGGGCAATTCCTATATATTCTTTCAGCTCTAATGttgtctcctatgggagtaataactagaaaaggttcatgtaagatctcaggaagcaagtcaaattACTTGATACTAAAGTACTAACAAAAGACAAGGTAGATCctgatctaacaatgcatacacaagaaaagaaaagacaacCAAGTTACCAGTAACCACATCAGCTGACTTCTCCTGCACCTTTCTTCTTTTCAAAGCATAAAACCTGTTCCATTTGGGAGGCTCGGCTGCAATAGTAGTATTAGGCTGAGGCTGAGTATCTGCCTTGGCCTGATTCTTCACATATAGGAAGTCACTGATCATATGCCCTCTCTTGCCGCACCCATAGCAGGCATTAGAACTTACCATGAACTCACCTCCATGCAAATGGAAACACTAACCACACGGCATTCTGTCACGCTGGGCATTTCAATCATTgcccttcttgaacttgggccTTTTTTGGACTCCAAACGCACTCCTACCAGTGCTAGAACCAGCCTGATCCCAGGGCCTAGGCTTCTTGCCTTCTCGGCCTCTCTTCCTCCGACGACTCTCCTCCACCTGTTGTGCGTGTACCATCAACCTAGCAAGGTCCATTTTATCATGCAACATGGATTCCCGACAATTCTCCTCCAGATCCTCTGATACACCAGTCACAAACCTGCTCATTTTATCCCTACTACTGGACACTAGCGAAGAATCATATTTGGAAAtcttaacaaacttcaaggagtattctTTGACTAACATACCTCCCTGACgtaggttgataaactcctcaacttTAGCCTCTCTCTGTTCCCTGGGAAAGAACCTCTCCAGCAATGTACTCTTGAGAACGTCCCAAGTGATGGGGACTTCTCCTGGTGCTCTACCATCTCCCCACATGTTGTACCACacctgagccacatccttgagctggtatgcatccaactcagccttctcctcTTCATTAACACCTATAACATAGAGAATCTTGTGAACCTCATCCACAAAATCCTGGAGATCCTCTTTGGTTCTGGACCCGAAGTAGATTGGAGGAATCATTCTGGTAAAATCTCTCAGTCTtctagccatggtgctagcatgtgggttctcACTGGGAGTACCCTCTCTAGCGGCCTGGGTTGTGATAGCATGTGCCTGAgcagtgatggcttgggccatctgaaCCAGTGCTGCTCTCACTTCTCCATCCGTCAATGCAGCTGGGTTGACAGGCACTTGCTCTCCAGCAGCTGGGGCTTGAGGAGCTTGGTTTCCTCCAGCAGCtgcttcttcaactcttctgcTTGCGTTTCTTCTTGTCTTCATTTTCTATACGCACACATaagaaggaagttagatgctagaatgacacaaaatgtcaaagctctagacagcacgataaagagtagaagaagggaataTTCCTAACATCActaagtctctaagtcatgattgtggttCACTTCAaaaccataagctagaaactacgCAACGTGGTTGTTTTAATccttagttcctaggtaatttaacctcatgctctgatactaagtttgtcacaccctgaatctagaccccagatgacaccggcatcgttaacctctcagaggtcgcagacaagcctcttcttagttttcatcacaatcatacagttaaatttgtggaaaatttaacactttttaatacttattgaaatgtacttagacttcatataattacttcataagagtgatatactaataagctcaaaataaacaaccatctatcaatagattaaacaattgaaataaggaatcatagtattaataatagtttgccaaatcTGCTGTAATACAAAtgcttgaacaaatgtttgaaatgaaacgctagggacaacatccactatctATGTATAATGTActaaatctaaaataataaatgtaggCATCCTTGAACTCAATAGGACCTACAAAATTCAggagatcgctaatccaaaccgcttcaatgaatcttcaatcttctctcgGACTTGCTTCTATAAATATAGTAATAGTATATGAGTTAGTATACAtctgtactaagtatgggtgtattcacataaacacataaaaggactatgcatgatcaaggaaagctcttcctatagcaacatgtcATTTCTGGAAAATGAAGTCTCTATACTTTCCTAATACGTTATTTGTGATtaatgctatgaatatgacatgttttcatgcatgtgaagcacacaactcattttatatatgaacataataccttggaatcatgaacataattttagaacatcTCAAACAAAACTTAATAATGTTGCTCCCTTAGGTCGAGAGCTTATTCTTCCAGTCTTAGTTTATTattcagtcttttcttctttctattgTGTAGTTAAGTTAtatcctttgatcctatgttttacttactaatgcaatgattcattgaattcccatacctacaatgaatcaagtaagtaatccaaaatacaaatgaaatgatttgactactctactcacaagttatttcttctattcttgttaaattgcacatgaagtctttataagccaatatttattggctatgcccattatttgatcattttggaTAATTCAACATTTCTGGGGcacatattttcatattattggctatgcccattatttgatcattatgcttacttagttcacttatgaacttacttttcttcttctttgatctcatgttcactttgaacataattttctttcttacttacttactttcttaaagaaatctttagcatttaactgacttagatcatgtgagctaacatgaaatccagtgtcttccccacactgaaaagaggtggttcaccagttcaagtgaacctagatcatgtgagttaacataacatccagtgtcttccccacactgaaaagaggcgGTTCACCTGCTAACGTGAAACCGAATCTGGAGCATTTAactaacatagatcatgtgagctaaacatgaaatcagtGTCTTAttcacactgaaaagaggttcaccggccaaagtgaaactaAATACTACCTAGcactcttaggtggaatccactggaTAGTACCTatgttggcaacatagttcaaagactaggagatttcgGAGACTCTTATCAaccttggtggtagtctcatctcatgaggcttacatgtgcttgcacaagctcattgctagtctatcggtgctttgctcaatttcttataccttacatcttttagagttgactcatgcattatggaagcttgcttctagtatgaggtataCTTAGCTCAATGGATAACTAGTCATCACTTCTCTGTACTTGATTAATATGAActtaaatcttacattatcatcatggtgcgaGTGAGACCTGTCTCACAGTTTCTagaaccctcttatgtgagtatcttagACGTAATCGTTTaagtgtaagtgagacttgtctcacatcatttaacactctatattaggtcaatttcataactcatgGCTTTTAGTTAttgtcattactcaccttatcttgttcaacatTAATTGATAGTTTTGTACCGTTCTTTATGGAAGTTATAAGGACTTATTCAAAATGCTATTATGTTGACAAGTCTGTGTGGATAGGGTTTGTTGAGACTTGTCCCAATTATTTGCAcaccctatgttatgagttcattgagttaagATTGGTATGGAtttacatattttggaaataatattgctggcttatttattggcataaatcaaactatgatattatcactagccaagtcaattatttcatgaatacagtatagtaatctcatcatgTTAACCAGCCAACTTTTAAACTTTGATTAGCCTATAGCAACAATTCAATGAacaacttataacaatttcatcttctcaaacacAATTGGGCATTACAACATTCTTATCTCACGTAAATGATACCCTAATCATATGGATCTAACATATAGGTTTTATTCGACATTATAAATCATagaacctacacataatgatcagttagcaccacataccaacaacatgctcgagatttaCATTATACAAACAACAAGAATcagaaatagggagaactagggagatgaacatgaaattcattgggaacaaccctaattGGTATTCTAgaattcaaaacgtttgaaaagcctcttggggaaaggaatacaagagagaaaacccattcCTTACTatagaattgaatctacaaaGATCACCTTGTATTTTGCACAAAAACCATGAAGAATCACCTTGAAATTGCTTTAGGAGAATTATTCACTGTTTTTCCTTTCGTTTGTTTACTGTTTTTGAAATTGCGAGGTTTTCTATGGATAAACGTGAGTCTAGGTATTAGGAACTGAATATTGACTAATTAAACTTAGgctaatttacttaattaaataaatcaattatctaattaccaaaacgcccatcctaaattgactaaaaataggagagcatttgacttcgccaaatctgaaatttttctaagggtctcgaccttgactttgatttttaattaattaattaaatttataatttaattaattaagtgacctagggtaattactaatgtaccgctaagtcactaggaccataaccaacctctttggaccatcctaggttaggtactaggatgtttctttagttagttacccggctagtgtcacccgattaggtcttaggatttcgggcacactagttagttaatttcggttagtcctaggttagttagttagttaggtaagttagttacaTCCTAGAGTTTGTTAGGAAGCTAGTCCCCACGTGGCTTAAGCCATTCGCGCGCCTGCCCTCTAACctccctaaccgaatttggttggGCTTGGTGTCTTGTCCTTTGGCCGGTTAACACATGtgttgcacatgtgcttgcacatgtgtttctGCTCATTTCTtgtccaaggaccctcactatgtccttgggcactgcttaatctacacgatcattttaaatgatcatgtgctatggtacctaggcttgacacttgaatgcctcgtacctaatatGTGAGAATGAATTATgcattttagcttagggtcttaattgcaggtacaattcctaaacgaGCTTGGATTGGGGCATTTGAACCAAagtttattttaagttacttgttaatacatagaaattggctaacaccctcaagccaatattctctacatgtccaatattactcaatattgggcattggatgcctatgtaccccaatacatattcttaaaacttaataggctcttcactagacaagtacattttctagaATGCTACCACAATAAATCTAGGTTTCAATATAATAGCTCCTAAATCTATATTCAAAGTTTAGTTGAGAAAATCTTTCAACTCTAAGAATCCTTTGTGTGAGAAAACCCTTTCACATTCATGTATTTAGTAGTATGTGAGAAATCTTTTCACAACAACATTGATGGTTCACTCTCAAAacaacttaattattttcatcaatttcataaatacaggcatatcatcataaatttaTCTTTCATAGTTCAGAACCCATATTATATCATTATCGTCTAGAAATCATGGGCTCGTGGGAATTCATAGTAAAAGCATGAAGTACTTCAAATCATGAGTAAAAAGGCATAAACTAATCAATTGGATTAATATTGAAAGAACTCATGTGAATTGAATAAACCTTAGTATGATTGGggaatctattttttaaaattggagAATTTAAGAACCCTATGGAGGAAATAGCTTCATAGGTTAATacttgtcacgccccgagcatACACCCTGGGCAGGACTAGCACTCAAAGAACATTGTAGGCcctcaagcgaacccttggcctggcttacttaactcagcggaaaaCTAAACTCAACCTAAACAAGAATAAGACATGTTTAAAGAAAAGTACTTTATATCACAAATCTAGCCaaatggcacttaagtctcaataATTGTAAACAACTCCAAACTAAAATACAATTGTCTACAAATCCTCTAATTGACTGAAGAGAGATATTAGAGCAGACCCCACAATATCCTAAAAGCTAAACtaataaagcaataaaaattatttcctctagaatgcaaggaggctcactacTAACTTTGGAACTTGGTCTGGATCAACGAAGCAATGCGTGCTGATACTGGACACATGTGtatgcatcataaaatgatacATACCAACTGTCATCAGTACATTCAATGAACGAGTATGCAAGTTTGAGAGTGAAACGACGACTTAAGCTTGAGGGGATTCGATAaacttaccttgactctgctcaactcaagaatatacTTAACTCAATGGATATacatataaagaaattaattcATATGAAGGATATATACAAAgcttataaaaaaagaaaaaaaacaactcaattcattaaagaaaatgcaataacaaactcaaatttgCTTATATAAAATGGTAATATGgtttctgtgggagtttctctaaccgaaaaccaTCACTATAGGCCTAAGTGATAGTACAACCTATTACCTCATGTTGCAATAGGATCACACTACACCTTGCCATCAGTATTGGACCTCactcaacttagtggatccactagatctCCTTACGtgatcatataaaaagtatgaaccgTCAAttcccatggtggctacatggtttacatggagacttgagttaatatgaaatcTCATCCTTAGATCGATGttaaatactactcccaaaatgtactttATCTCACTCTTTAATTgaaactttcttttctttgggttgagataattttttgaaCTCTTTATCTTTAAGAAGatcctcttggaatcaatgttccttttttgttaaaaactcttttggaacttctagttccctttttattaaaatgtgaaACATTCGTAAACCTttaaggaatacttagttcccgtATATCTTTTGATAAATGAATCAAATTTTGCTCTTTGAAACTTGACTCtttagaaatacttagttcccttatatcttttgagaaatgaactaaCTCTTTCTCgttacttagcttgaaacttgactcttagggatacttagttcccttataggtTTTGAGATGTttactcaactctttactcttggCTCAATTTGTAACTTGAGCcctaaaacaaagttaaaatgattgtttaagactctttggaaactttaagaacttacttttacttgcttcttaacttttagactttgACTCTtgacttctttgactttgatcttagcttccattgaattggattatggattcaaggattatgatctcatgtttatggatgattttatgatgtttagatgtaagtgttggaatcaactaggaatgaagGGTACTTctcttaggaactagtacgaaaagatagggaaagaacaGGGTCTCCGGGGGGTCTGGGATCTCTGAGAGGCGTGGAGCACCAAATCCTAATGGACAGAGTCTGTCCTCAGGCGCTCTGGCGGACTCGGCGTGCCAGATCTTGACGGACAAACTCTGTCCTGGGGCGCTTTGGAGGTGCAGCGCATCAGTGCCTATCAGACGGGTTTTTCCAACTTTATTCTCGTTTTTTTCATCTATAAACCTTCTGAAACTCCAATGGATCCCACCCCAAAAACATAGGATCCCTAAATAAATCATTACTTAATAGATAAGACCCGAAAATAGTTTGGAAACAACAATCAAAACTACTAGAGATCAACTACaaatcaaccaacaagaacttcaacttttcatcaagaaattcaagatttaatttcaaataaatctaAATTTTAGTAATGAATCGAGTTGGAGGGTGGGTGTTAGAACCCAACACCGAATGATTTCACATACCTGATAGGGgtcacccccgacgaaatccacaCGATGAAATCTTGGCGTTCTAGCGTCTTCTTctcccttctcctcttttctcctttctttcaaaGCCCAAacttattttctaagtgtttaaattgaatgggatcagtttagaccccaacATATTACCCAAAAAACGAAATTAATGATTGACTTAGGAACAGACAAAAACACCTTTaacaaatccaaatttggaactTTCCCTGCTCAACAGCCCAACTACCgaaagtcatatctccctcatacaaccTCGGAAATTCTCAAACTAGACGTCGTTGGAAATATCTTCCGATGAGCTTTCCctccatataaagaactcacccaAGATATTCTTGAGCTTGAAGTTATGGACGTTTGAAAAttaccaaaactcacttttgaaatctggaaatcTTCCAGATTCCCTTATTTCCAAATTTAATAATTCTTGGAATCACATGGCATCTCAAACCCTAccctctattttactctccaaatatagagttctctattttttcagacAACCTATCCAATCCATTTCTCTGTTTTACTCTCTAAAAAGGAATCTTTTTCTCTCCTcaatattacattattattctatttcattcttattttcttatttcataatataaatctcTTATCTTTACTTaagtaaccctcaagtgtacttagtacaatgtatcaccttgaggtCACCTTCTATAGTCTTTCATAATATGATTCATATCACaacaacatatattcataagacTCAAACACCTCATAGACATCAACTTCACATCATAGAGTTCACATAAAAGTAATGCATAAAGGTTAATTCATATTAAGGAGGATTTCTGTAGTCCAAACCATATTATGTTTATACTTCCTTCCTTATGAAATCAACATGGTAggtcacaccaagcacatcacaacaTTAGGAAGTAAATTTACATCTTTCCATTTCTAGCACATCACTAGATTTcataacatgcatcatttagggaaattatcacaatttataggcacaccAAAAGACATAGGCTAGACAAACCATCATTCCTCAAGGGTGAGCCTATAATAACACTTCCCAAGTCATAAAAGTCACCCATTTTGTTAAAGAGACTTATCTTATCTCATTTAAGGGAGACTAAATTTCTCATTGTGAGGCTAAGGCACCACACATTAAAGTGACATAAAGCAAGCTCACTAAGATATCTAATGA includes:
- the LOC107016621 gene encoding uncharacterized protein LOC107016621, with amino-acid sequence MKTRRNASRRVEEAAAGGNQAPQAPAAGEQVPVNPAALTDGEVRAALVQMAQAITAQAHAITTQAAREGTPSENPHASTMARRLRDFTRMIPPIYFGSRTKEDLQDFVDEVHKILYVIGVNEEEKAELDAYQLKDVAQVWYNMWGDGRAPGEVPITWDVLKSTLLERFFPREQREAKVEEFINLRQGGMLVKEYSLKFVKISKYDSSLVSSSRDKMSRFVTGVSEDLEENCRESMLHDKMDLARLMVHAQQVEESRRRKRGREGKKPRPWDQAGSSTGRSAFGVQKRPKFKKGND